The window ATCCAAAACagaacaaataataattaaaatcttaTAAATAAAGTCTTGTAGTTTTATTTTAGTGTCAATAATAAGCATGAcaaattatttttgttaaactACTATTTATAATGATGCATTTTCCTATTTTGTATATATGCATACTCCACTTTTGCAATTATCCTGATGTCTTTTTAAATGAGTAATAAAACACCAAAGTGGCACCAAAGTGTAACAAAGCTACTGGATGTAGATGATCAAAAATggccataatttttttttttaagtctttatagctgttgttgtttttgtattgttctgtgtcgctttaaggttttttttaagCTTTAAAATGGCCATAATTAAATGTTTACTTTGATCAAATATTACAACGATTTATATAAGTAGTTGCAAATGAAATCTCTGAGTATGAGTCTCTGAGTATAAACATGATTATTGATAATTTTatgatttttgtttatatttattaatatttattttgaaatatatataggAATTATGtagtgaccaaaaaaaaaaaaaaattgtgtgctgggcaacgattaatcacgattattcacatccaaaagaaaaaaaaatgtgtacataatatatgtgtgtattgtgtatatttattatgtatatactgTATGAATACTCCTACATGCATGTTTATATTTAAGAAaattgttatgtttatatattaaatatatatttatatataatatataaattatattaaaatacatatgtgaccctggaccacaaaaccagccttaagtcgctggggtatattcgtagcaatagccaaaaatacattgtatgggtcaaaattattgatttttcttttatgtcaaaaatcattaggaaattaagtaaagatcatgttacattaagaatttttgtaaaattcctactctaaacctatcaaaatgtaatttttgattagtaatatgcattgttaagaacttaatttggacaactttaaaggtgattttctcagtattttgatttttttgcacccttagattccagattttcaaatagatgtatctcggccaaatattgtcttatcctaacaaactatacatcaatagaaagcttatttattgagctttcatatgatgtatatatctcagttttgtaaaatttaaccttatgactggttttgtggtccagggtcacatatatacatgtaaatacaatgtaaaatacacacatatatataatgtatacaaAAACTTCTATTTTAGATgcaattaatcattgcccagcacacattttttttttttatatcttataCTGTATTTTAGCTTCTTCGAAGCTTGAGATGCATCTTGGGATGTTTTAAATGAGTTTGTTGGACAGTTAGTGGCAGTTTTATGTGTTTTAACTccattacaatttttttaatttttatgaagAAATTCATATTTATGCACACAACTGTTCTACAAAACTCAAGTATTTAAGCATATACCCTCATATAAACAAGTTCAAGTGTGTCCAAATTTTTACTAGTAGTATGTATGATTAATATACATTCCATAAAACAATATACGTAATTGTCACACTTTTCCATGCGTATGTTACAGATGCAAGAGAGTTTAACCTGCCAGGGGAAAAATGCAATGATCCATCTAAGTGGCTGTGGCATTCAGCTGGTGTCTAAAAAGGGCCGTCTCTCACGCACACCTGCCCTCCATCTGTTATCAACACATGCTGAGGATTCTGTTCGCTTGACGCtctcctcttcttcctcctcctcctcctcgtcCTTGTCCTCTTCTTCCTCCATACAGGATCAGGGTCGATCTCCTGCTCCGCCATCTAAGCGAGAATCAGAGAATCTCCCCCCGAGACGCCCTCTGAAACTCGCTCCGCTACAGCTCCCCCTAGAAGTCCTGCGACAAAAGCCTAAAAGCACTCAGGGGGCCAAAGTGGCAGACAGTAAGTCAGCCGAGACGTACCCAAGAAAGGTAAAAGTTTGTTGGCGGGACGGCCCGGACAAGTCACCAGAACGCTCCCTGCTGAGTACCATCACAGAGCCACACAAACCACTGCTAACTGTCAATCAAACAATCAAACTTGCTTCTGATAGGTCAGCAGGGAAAGAGGCGGGGCAAACAGAAGGTAATTCGAACATCCGCTCAACACACGCTCCCAAGAATGTCTGCCATTCAGAGCACGGCAACAGCCAATCAGCCGCTCCCGCTAAAAACCAGGATGCAGTCAAGAAGCGTTTAAGACTGCGAAGAACCCAGAGGCTAGAGGAGGATCAAAGCAAATCCAGCTCATCAACAGGTGGATTATCTGCTGAAGAGAGCAAACTGGCCTCAGCCGGCCCTGGCAAGGGTCAGCGTGCCACTCAAACGGCCCTCAGAGACGCCAGCCGTGTGCTGGAAAAGGCATCGAGGAGGAAACCGCGGGAACCTGGGACTGAGGCAGTGGGTAACGCTGGAAGAAGGATGGCTGTTAATGACATTCAGGAAGCTGTATTCTGACTCTTTGACCCGAGGAGGAAGTGCAGCAAGTGGTGTTGGGGTTAGAGACTTGAACATGGCAAAAAAGTCATGTTTACGGAGATTTTCCCTCTTGGGTTTAGATGGGGAAACAACCTGCAGTAATGTAGAAAACAGCACAACATTCCTGATTCAAATATTCCAGACAGGGtgattactattattataacCTACTACGCgactatatacagttgaagtcaagtttacatacaccttgcaggatctgcaaaatgttaattgttttaccaaaagaAGAGggtttatacaaaatgcatgttattttttatttagcaatgacctgaataagatagtccacaagagaaaataatagttgaatttataaaaatgtttcttgaatcttaatactatgttgctatgctgaatgatccacagctgtatttttcttttttgtttagtgacagttgttcatgagttctttttttttttttgtcctgaacagttaaactgcctgctgttcttcagaaaaatccttaaggtcccacagattctttggtttttcatccttttttgtgtatttgaacccttttccaacaatgactgtatgattttgagatccatcttttcacactgaggacaactgatggacttgtatgtaactattacagaaggttcaaatgcccaCTGATACtttaaaaggaaaaacaatgcataaatggccgggggtgaaaactttttgaatttgaagaccagggtaagttgaacttttgtcttctggggaacacgtaagtatcttctgtagcttctgaagggcgcagtactaaatgaaaaaaaaaaaaagatatttaggcaaaataagaaaaatgtacacatcctcattccattcaaatgttttcaccccccggctcgtaatgcatcgtttttccttttggagcgtcagtgagtgtttgaaccttctgtaatagttgcatatgagttgtcctcagtgtgaacagatggatctcaaaatcatacagtcatgttggaaagggttcaaatacacaaaaaatgatgaaaaaccaaagaatctttgggacctgaaggatttttttctgaagaacagcaggcagtttaaatgtttagGATAAACAAAGAACTCATGAATTTATCTATTTGCATTAGTATGTTTCAATTACTTAAATTAATAATCTTttgaaagctgttttttttttttcaaaaacatttttttctaatGCACTGAGCCAGAATGTTTGGATTTCAGTTATGGAAATGTATGCATATTagtgcattttaaataaattatgctctatttgcatatttaaacataacttgaGAACATAAGCTGTaatgcaaaatgtaatttcttaaaggaatagttcacccaaaaatgaaaattactcaccctcatattgttccaaacctgttagaccattcatcttcagaacacaaattaagatatttttgatgaaatgtaagagctttctgaccctctatagacagcaatggaactgacaagttcaaggcccaaaaaggtagtaaggacagcaTTAAAATACT of the Garra rufa chromosome 17, GarRuf1.0, whole genome shotgun sequence genome contains:
- the LOC141290202 gene encoding uncharacterized protein, translating into MIRQKHTQEIMASVMQESLTCQGKNAMIHLSGCGIQLVSKKGRLSRTPALHLLSTHAEDSVRLTLSSSSSSSSSSLSSSSSIQDQGRSPAPPSKRESENLPPRRPLKLAPLQLPLEVLRQKPKSTQGAKVADSKSAETYPRKVKVCWRDGPDKSPERSLLSTITEPHKPLLTVNQTIKLASDRSAGKEAGQTEGNSNIRSTHAPKNVCHSEHGNSQSAAPAKNQDAVKKRLRLRRTQRLEEDQSKSSSSTGGLSAEESKLASAGPGKGQRATQTALRDASRVLEKASRRKPREPGTEAVGNAGRRMAVNDIQEAVF